AAATGTCGAAGCGGACCGCCTCCAGATCGCCCGCCGTCCAAACGGCCTTGATTTCCCGTTCGGCATCCGCGGCGGCCGCCGGCCGGGCGAGCATCGGCAGCGCCGGCAATGCCAGGGCCGCGAAGATCGGAATGAGTTTACGCATCTCCACTGTCTCCTTCATCCATAGCTTACGCCTCGGCGCGGCCGTTTGTTTCCTTTATCGGGGACACGATTCCCTCGTGTCCCCTCCCAACTGGCATCGGGGACATGATTCCATCGTGTCCCCTCCCAATTCTTTGGCCACTTCTAGCCCATCTGTTACTGTCTTAAATGCCCAAGTCTGGCGACGAAAGCCCCCATCACGATGTCCAACACCGTTATTACCGGAATGCAGTGGGGAGACGAGGGCAAGGGCAAGATCATCGACCTTCTGTGCCCGGCCTTCGACGTGGTCGTGCGCTTCCAAGGCGGCAACAACGCCGGCCACACGGTCAGATTCTCCGATAGCCACTTCGCCCTGCATCTGATCCCCTCGGGAATCCTCACCCCCGGCATGCGCTGTGTCCTGGGCAACGGCATGGTGATTCCCCCCGATGCGTTCTTCGAGGAGCTGGAGGCCCTGGCCGAGGCCGGTGTCGAGATCGAGGGTCGGCTCTGGATCTCGGACCGCGCCCACGTGCTGCTGCCGATCTACGCGGAGGTCGACAAAGTCCGCGAGACGCTGCGCGGCGCCGGCCAGATCGGGACCACCTCGCGTGGCATCGGGCCGGCCTACGAAGCCAAGATCGCGCGCCGTGGCATTCGCATGTGCGACCTCTATTCCGATCGTCTCGAAGGACTGCTCGAGCACCTGAGCACCCGGCTCGGGCCCGAGCTGGGCGCCCTCGGACGGGGGAATGACGTCGCCGAGCTGCTCGAGCGCTGTCAAGGCTGGGCCGAGCGCCTCGAGCCGTTCGTTGCCGACACCGGACAGCTATTGAACGCGTGGATCGACGACGGCTCGAGCGCGCTCTTCGAGGGCGCCCAGGGCGTGCTCCTCGACGTCGACCACGGCACCTATCCCTTCGTCACCAGCTCCAATGCCACCGCCGGCGGCGCGGCCACCGGCTCCGGAGTCGCGCCGACCCGGATCAAGCGGTCGCTCGGGGTGCTCAAGGCCTACACCACGCGCGTCGGCAGCGGCCCGTTCCCGACCGAGCTGCCCGAAGGAGAGGCCGCCGCCGACTTCCTGCGCCAGCGCGGCAACGAGTTCGGCACCACCACCGGCCGGCCGCGCCGTTGCGGCTGGCTCGATCTGGTGATCGCCCGCTATGCCAGGAGGGTGAACGACACCGACGTTTTCGCTCTGACCAAGATGGATGTGCTCGATCGCTTCGACTCGGTCAAGGTGTGCGTCGCCTACCGGATCGACGGCGAGGAAGTCCGCGAGTTCCCCTCGGACCTCGGCAAGCTCGAACGCGCCGAGCCGGTCTACGTCGAGCTTCCCGGCTGGAGCGAGGACACCGTCGGCAAGGTCGCCTTCGCCGATTTGCCCGAGAACGCCCGCAACTACGTGGCCTACCTCGAAGACGATCTGAAGGCGTCCGCGGCCATCGTCTCGACCGGTCCGCGGCGCGAAGAGACCATCGTTCGAGACGACTCCAAGCTCGCCGAGCTCACCCGCGGGCGCCTCCAGACGGAAGCCCGCTAGGGCGACGACGCCGATCTTGCGGCGCTCGCCGCCCTC
This genomic window from bacterium contains:
- a CDS encoding adenylosuccinate synthase; protein product: MSNTVITGMQWGDEGKGKIIDLLCPAFDVVVRFQGGNNAGHTVRFSDSHFALHLIPSGILTPGMRCVLGNGMVIPPDAFFEELEALAEAGVEIEGRLWISDRAHVLLPIYAEVDKVRETLRGAGQIGTTSRGIGPAYEAKIARRGIRMCDLYSDRLEGLLEHLSTRLGPELGALGRGNDVAELLERCQGWAERLEPFVADTGQLLNAWIDDGSSALFEGAQGVLLDVDHGTYPFVTSSNATAGGAATGSGVAPTRIKRSLGVLKAYTTRVGSGPFPTELPEGEAAADFLRQRGNEFGTTTGRPRRCGWLDLVIARYARRVNDTDVFALTKMDVLDRFDSVKVCVAYRIDGEEVREFPSDLGKLERAEPVYVELPGWSEDTVGKVAFADLPENARNYVAYLEDDLKASAAIVSTGPRREETIVRDDSKLAELTRGRLQTEAR